The window ATACATATAGGGAGTGAGGTTTTGTGTGGTTACAGTCAATTCAACAGGCTATCGAGTATATAGAAAAACATTTAACTGAGGATATTCAGATTGAACAAATTGCAAAAGTAGCACATTCATCTTCATTTCATTTTCAACGGGGTTTTTCAATTCTTACAGGTATGACCGTTGGTGAATATATTCGAGGGCGACGGCTGACGCTAGCAGCGCAAGAAATTGCCAGTAGTGATCGTAAAATTATTGATGTTGCCTATAAATATGGCTATGAAACACCTGAAGCATTTGCCAAAGCCTTTCGCAAGCAACATGGCATGAAGCCGTCTGATGTTCGCAAAGCAGCGGGGATGATTCACTCCTACAATAAACTAGTCATCCATGTACAATTGAAGGGAGCAGAACCAATGCACTATAAAATTATTGAAAAAGAAAGTTTCCAATTGATAGGTGTTAAACGAACATTCTCTTGTAAGAATGGAGAACAGACAAAGGAAATCACGAAATTTTGGCAAGATGTGTACGAGGACGGTACAAATGCACGATTATTCCCATTAAATACAGGAGATATTAATGGTGTCATGGGTGTGTGCGATATGATAGACCACGATAGCATGAACTATTGGATTGCGACAAATCATGCAGGAACGGATTCACACGGATTTGCAACGTTTACGGTGCCAGCAGCCAAATGGGTTGTTTTTGAAGTGAGGGGTGCAATGCCAACAGCTATTACAACAATGTGGGCGAAAATTTACCAAGAATGGCTGCCTTCGAACGCTTTTGAGTTAACGGGCGGTCCGGAGTTAGAAGTGTATAGCGATGGTGATGCATCAAGTGACCACTATCACTCTGAAATTTGGTTGCCGATTAAATAGTGTTTCGTTTTTAAGAAATGGATGTTACAATTATTGTAACTATGAATGAAGGGAAGATGGGTGGCCGATGATTAACTAATCTTATTTTTATGCATGAAATTTAAAATTTCATTGAATTAAAAAATAGGATTAGTCTGCCCGTTTTCCATAAAATAAACTTTTATCAGGTACTGAAGTATATTCACCCTGTCACTTTAAGGCTATGTATATTTGCCATTTTGAAGTGAGAGTCTGTGCATGCTGTAGTACAGGGTAATACATCAAATAGCTATGGAAAATAGCTTATTTGTGTACGGTTTTTTGCGACTAATCCTTCCAAAAAAATTGGAGGGATTTTTTTGTGCCTCCAACTAGAGAGGAATGGATAGATTGAAAGAACTTTTAAAATTACAAGATGTACGTTATGAAGTGATGGATACACAGATTTTCGAAAATGTGACTGCCTCAGTGAAACAAGGTGACGTGATTGGCCTTATTGGCAGAAATGGCGCGGGGAAATCTACGTTATTACAATTGATTCAAGGTTCGCTAGTACCAACAGCAGGACAGTTACAGTGGTTGCATTCCGTGATAATCGCCTATGTAGAACAGGAGCGTGCAGATTTTGACACACAGGAAGTAAAACCTCTTGAAGCAGATTTACTTGCTAAATGGCATGTGCCTGACATAGCATTTTCAGCGTTAAGTGGTGGAGAGAAGCTTAAAATGCGACTTGCGAAGGGCTTTTCACAGGAAGCGCAACTGTTATTATTGGATGAACCAACGAATCATTTAGACGAAAAAAGCAATACTGTGCTTATCGATAGAGTGAAAAATTATGATGGCACAATTGTTGTCGTGTCACATGACCGCTATTTTTTAGACGAGGTGGCAACAAAAATCTGGTCCATTGAAGATGGAAAACTGATTGAACACAATGGTCATTACTCGAGCTATATGGCAGCGCGAGAACAGCAAAGATTAGCACAGCAATGTGCCTATGATAAACAGCAAAAAAATATTGACCGCATAGAGGCGCAAATGAAGGAGCTAACGACTTGGTCGCAGAAGGCACATGCACAATCAACAAAGCAGGAGGGCTTTAAGGAACACTATCGTGTCAAA of the Lysinibacillus fusiformis genome contains:
- a CDS encoding AraC family transcriptional regulator codes for the protein MWLQSIQQAIEYIEKHLTEDIQIEQIAKVAHSSSFHFQRGFSILTGMTVGEYIRGRRLTLAAQEIASSDRKIIDVAYKYGYETPEAFAKAFRKQHGMKPSDVRKAAGMIHSYNKLVIHVQLKGAEPMHYKIIEKESFQLIGVKRTFSCKNGEQTKEITKFWQDVYEDGTNARLFPLNTGDINGVMGVCDMIDHDSMNYWIATNHAGTDSHGFATFTVPAAKWVVFEVRGAMPTAITTMWAKIYQEWLPSNAFELTGGPELEVYSDGDASSDHYHSEIWLPIK